From a region of the Toxotes jaculatrix isolate fToxJac2 chromosome 7, fToxJac2.pri, whole genome shotgun sequence genome:
- the nipsnap1 gene encoding protein NipSnap homolog 1 — protein sequence MATAASVWSKGQMLYRYSVNLHQATRRFSESSDKGWFRSLFVHKVDARKDAHSNLLSKKETSNLYKIQFHNVKPECLEAYNSLEAEVQNRLHHDQDYPCEVVGSWNALYGEQDQAVHLWRYRGGYPALTECLKKLNNNKEYLAFRKERAKMLISRRNQLLLEFSFWNEPLPRQGPNIYEMRTYHLKPGTMIEWGNRWARAIKYRQENNEAVGGFFSQIGDLYVVHHLWAYESLQSREETRNSAWLKEGWDVNVYYTVPLIRSMESRIMIPTKSSPLQ from the exons ATGGCGACGGCCGCTTCTGTGTGGTCTAAAGGACAGATGTTGTACAGGTATTCTGTGAATCTGCACCAGGCCACCAG GAGGTTTTCAGAGAGCAGTGACAAAGGCTGGTTTCGTTCCTTATTTGTGCACAAAGTCGATGCCAGGAAAGATGCCCACTCCAACCTGCTGTCAAAGAAAGAGACCAGCAACCTGTATAAAATCCAAT ttcacaACGTCAAACCAGAATGCCTGGAAGCATACAACAGTCTAGA GGCCGAAGTGCAAAATAGGCTCCATCACGACCAGGACTACCCATGTGAGGTGGTCGGAAGCTGGAATGCGCTGTACGGAGAACAGGATCAAGCTG TGCATCTATGGCGATACAGAGGAGGCTACCCAGCCTTGACTGAATGCCTGAAGAAGTTGAACAATAACAAG GAGTATTTAGCGTTTCGGAAAGAGAGGGCGAAAATGTTGATTTCAAGGCGAAACCAGCTTCTTCTGGAGTTTAGTTTTTGGAATGAACCACTGCCCAGACAAGGACCAAACATCTATGAAATGCGCACCTATCACCTCAAG CCAGGAACCATGATCGAATGGGGCAACCGCTG GGCGAGGGCAATCAAATACAGACAGGAGAACAACGAGGCAGTGGGTGGGTTCTTCTCACAGATTGGCGACCTGTATGTCGTTCATCACTTGTGGG cttATGAAAGCCTCCAGTCCCGGGAGGAGACGAGAAACTCTGCCTGGCTGAAGGAGGGATGGGATGTAAATGTGTATTATACGG tgcCTTTGATCAGAAGCATGGAGTCTAGAATAATGATTCCCACCAAGAGCTCACCACTACAATGA